The DNA region AAGCCGGGACACCGCTGGGGGTTGTGACCGGCAACATTGAGCCAGTCGCATGGTTGAAGCTCAGGGATACCTCATTTGACGGATACTTCAATTTCGGGGGCTTTGGTAACGAGGGGTGCAGCAGGGCCTCCATACTGAGGCTTGCCCTTGAAAGGGCATCCTCCATCTACGGACAGATACGGCGGGAAAATGTTATAACCGTAGGTGACACCCCACGGGATATTGAAGCCGGCAGAGAACTTGGGGTGAGGACTGTGGGGGTTGCCACCGGGGACTTCACCGTCGATGAACTGGAGGCCGCAGGCGCCGACCACGTCCTTGAGGGTCTCGGTGACGTTGATGCCTTCCTTGAGATAACAGGTTATGGGGCTGCA from Methanothermobacter sp. includes:
- a CDS encoding HAD family hydrolase, whose product is MRGRSKMNTIIFDIDKTLLVGSHCHFYSFRQAFREFFNVDVEIDIGSIQGMTDKEIIFQTAWKYGLEISDEDFLRIVDRISYNYRLNLERDNIRALDGAEFILKRLSEAGTPLGVVTGNIEPVAWLKLRDTSFDGYFNFGGFGNEGCSRASILRLALERASSIYGQIRRENVITVGDTPRDIEAGRELGVRTVGVATGDFTVDELEAAGADHVLEGLGDVDAFLEITGYGAAVSIMGD